A single genomic interval of Helianthus annuus cultivar XRQ/B chromosome 13, HanXRQr2.0-SUNRISE, whole genome shotgun sequence harbors:
- the LOC110902407 gene encoding 3-oxoacyl-[acyl-carrier-protein] reductase FabG, whose amino-acid sequence MAVSSQHVATSELEPWRDLRGKIVMVTGASSGIGWELCIDLAKYGCRIIAAARRIDRLKALCDEINNFGNLECHPSQRGVLAVAVELDVGGDGPTIEASIRKAWDAFGSIDALINNAGINDVLQSPLDLSQKDWDRTFNTNLRGSWLVTKYVCLQMRAISQGGSVINISSVAGLRVHPHKKVAYASSKSALDTMTKIMAMELGKHNIRVNSIAPGIFNSEITKELMKKKWIKKVASKTVPLKDYGTTDPSMTSLVRFLILDSSGYITGNIFIVDAGLSLPGVPLYSSL is encoded by the exons ATGGCGGTCTCTTCTCAACATGTAGCAACCTCTGAACTGGAACCATGGCGAGACCTCAGAGGCAAAATCGTGATGGTTACTGGCGCATCTTCTGGCATCGGTTGGGAATTGTGTATCGACCTAGCAAAATATGGTTGCAGGATCATTGCTGCTGCTCGTCGAATTGACCGCCTCAAGGCTTTGTGTGATGAAATTAACAATTTTGGTAACCTGGAGTGTCACCCAAGCCAACGTGGTGTATTGGCGGTGGCGGTAGAGCTTGACGTTGGAGGCGATGGTCCAACTATTGAAGCATCCATTCGTAAGGCGTGGGACGCTTTTGGTAGCATAGATGCTTTAATCAACAACGCTGGTATTAATG ATGTTCTACAAAGTCCATTGGATTTGTCACAAAAAGATTGGGATAGAACCTTCAACACAAATTTACGAGGATCATGGTTGGTAACAAAGTACGTTTGCCTTCAAATGCGCGCTATTAGTCAAGGAGGATCCGTAATCAACATCTCTTCTGTTGCTGGTCTTCGTGTTCATCCACATAAAAAGGTTGCATATGCTTCTTCGAAATCAGCACTTGATACCATGACAAAA ATAATGGCAATGGAACTTGGAAAACACAATATACGAGTGAACTCAATAGCTCCTGGGATTTTTAACTCTGAGATTACGAAGGAACTCATGAAAAAGAAATGGATCAAGAAAGTGGCTTCAAAAACGGTGCCACTGAAAGATTACGGGACAACTGACCCATCCATGACGTCGTTGGTCAGGTTCTTGATCCTTGACTCGTCAGGTTATATTACAGGAAACATCTTTATTGTGGATGCAGGATTGTCGTTGCCTGGTGTACCACTTTATTCGTCACTCTAA